From the Candida dubliniensis CD36 chromosome 2, complete sequence genome, the window CCTAAATATGACAAGTTTAACTGTTCACTCAAAGTCTTACCACCTCCacttgaaaaaatattggTACACTCAGAACAATGTGGACATATAAACCCAGACATATTCTCTACTATACCCAATATTTGAAAGTTGACTTTTTTACAAAAGTTGATCTCTTTACGGACATCAGCAGTGGCAACTTGTTGTGGTGTAGTCACTATAATTGCACCATCAATAGGATTAGCCCATCGCAACTCTTCGGCAATAGCAATATGTTCATCTGAAGTGCCTGGTGGAGTATCTATAAGCAAATAATCCAACGGGGTTTCAGTACTGCCCCACACTACATCTTTCAAAAACTGTTTGATCATGGCTGTTTTTTTAGGACCTCTCCATACCACTGAATTACCTCTATCTCCCAACAAAAACCCTAATGACATTAATGAAAGATTCCCACGTTTAGAATCTGTTCCTTggttatcattattattgttatataCGGAAACAGGCACCCATCCTCGTGTTGATTGATGCACTTGTTTACTTTCAACTCCAAACATTCTCGGTAATGATGGTCCAGTAAGATCAATGTCTAAAACTCCCACATTGAATCCCTTGTTGACTAATGTTAAGGCAACTTGTGTTGTAACTGAAGATTTCCCAACGCCTCCTTTACCggataaaatcaaaacaatgtGTTTGATATGTTCTATGGATTTGGGAACTTCCTGTAATAATTCTGATGACGACATGTGAGTAAAGAATAATATTAGTAATGACACAATGGAATATAAGAGGGCAAACCGATATACAAGACTAgcagagaaaaaaaaaaaaaaaaaaaccggCCCACTTTGGACTTGGTTGCACACTCCGTCGGTTTCTCTTCTCGTCCCCCCccccaacaacaaacaaatctTGTTGGCGTTTTATTTCCAATGATCACTCACGCatagagagaaaaaaaaaaaagaaataaacaaacagaAATACAGAATTTGAACAGCACAACAAATCCCAAACACacccattttttttttttccatctTTTATCAGTTTCAGGCTATTCAATCTGTTTAAAACATTCTAGTTCAATAGAAAGTTTCAATTAATACAGAATCTTTATAAATTTTGCATTATGAGTTTTAGATATTCAGCTGCAGGCGGCGCCCATCAACGTGATTTAAGAACACAATTATTTAGCAGTCCATCAGTTGGAATACGTACACCATCAAGAACTCCACCACTGCGAACAGCATCACCGTACGACCCATCGCCGAATAACAATCAAGCCAAATATAAcgaatcattattaaattcGTTGGAACTGCagaataatgaagaaatggATACTATGGGTCAAAAAGTTGCCATGTTGAAAACTTTAGGGGAGAAAATGGGAGTGGAAATCAATAAACtgattaaattaaatgatgatat encodes:
- a CDS encoding P-loop ATPase, putative (Similar to S. cerevisiae CFD1) gives rise to the protein MSSSELLQEVPKSIEHIKHIVLILSGKGGVGKSSVTTQVALTLVNKGFNVGVLDIDLTGPSLPRMFGVESKQVHQSTRGWVPVSVYNNNNDNQGTDSKRGNLSLMSLGFLLGDRGNSVVWRGPKKTAMIKQFLKDVVWGSTETPLDYLLIDTPPGTSDEHIAIAEELRWANPIDGAIIVTTPQQVATADVRKEINFCKKVNFQILGIVENMSGFICPHCSECTNIFSSGGGKTLSEQLNLSYLGNIPIDPQFVELVELQNEQENKKLIELYDNCELKPILNGIVDKILDKNLPSRI
- a CDS encoding protein transport protein, putative (Similar to S. cerevisiae BET1), with product MSFRYSAAGGAHQRDLRTQLFSSPSVGIRTPSRTPPSRTASPYDPSPNNNQAKYNESLLNSLESQNNEEMDTMGQKVAMLKTLGEKMGVEINKSIKLNDDITNGFEKGKITLKNTYNKMIVMSQRAGITWKMWGIVFLIVFLWFFYVWLF